In the genome of Chloroflexota bacterium, the window TCCTGATGCTCGGCCGGGCGCGCAAAGCGGCGCCGCGCCATACGAAATCCGGGTAATCAGCGTCGTCTTGCCCCGGCGTGCCCTCACCCCCAGCCCCTCTCCCACTCCGGTGGGAGAGGGGAGGGTTTTCGCCAGTTGCCGTGACAGACGGAATACTTTTGTGCGGATGTCGGAGAAAGCGTTCGGATATCTCATGCCATCTCGACGTCAACGCTCCCCTCGCCCACCGCAGTGGGAGAGGGGCTGGGGGTGAGGGCACGCCGGGGCAAGACGACGCTGATTACCCGAAACTCGTATCAGACGGAGGCGGCGCCGGCGAACCGTCAGTAGTGTGACTGCCTCAGCCTGCCGCGGTCCCGTCGAACATCGTCCAGGACTGGGATGGCCGGCTCTGCAGGTACCCCTCCTGCCAGCCCCATTGCGGGTGAATGCGCAGGAACTCCTCGGCGTCAAAGGGGACCCCGTCGGCGCGGCCGAAGCGCCCCCACATGCTCATCGCTTCCGCCAGCGCGGCCGTCGTCACCTTCCCCTCGACCGAGCCGGCCGGGTAGAAGGGGATGTTCCAGACCGCATTCGGGTCGCTCACGTAGGACATCGGATCGACGTCGTAGTGGGAGCAGATCGTGCGTGACGAGGGATTGATGTACCCCAGATAGGGATCGAAGGTGTCGGCCAGCAACGTCTGTCCCATCTCGGCGTCGATGCGGCCCTCGTATTGGTGGAGCAGTTGCGGCCAGCGCACCCGGCGGGCGCCTGTCTGCTGGCGGATATCGTTGTAGCCGGTGTCGCTGCTCTCGACGTGGCGGATGCGCGGGTCGTTCGGGGCGTTGTCGCCGTAGAACCAGCCGTCGCGCTTCTTCTGCAGATTCTGGTAGATCAGCCCCTGCTCGTAGTCGGCGATCTCACCCGTCTCGATGTCGCCGACCAGCCACATGTTGGCGTATCCGCCGTTGTTCTGGGCGTCGAGCAGGTCGACCCACTCGTCGATATCGTTGGCGTACTGGCAGGCGTTGCGAGACCGTACGTATTCGGGAACCTTCGTTACGTCGTAGCCCTGGTAGCCGACCATCGTCGTTTCGACGACGACCAGGCCGCCCCCGGTCACCCAGAAGTCGGTCATGCTGGCGATCCAGCCGGGACTGGTCTGGTACACGAGGCGGTGACCATCGGCCGGCTTGAGGTCGACGATCACGTTCATGAACTGGCCGTTCCAGAACTCGGTGAACGACTCGTGGCCGATGACGATGCGGCCATCGGTCGTCGCCGAGCCGGTGGCCAGGAAGGCGCTGCAGTGGCTCTTGCGGTTCCCCAGCGGGGCGGATCGCGTGTACTGCGAGGCGACGGTCGGCCACCAGTAGCCGGTCATCTCCATGTAGGCGTTCCAGCCGATGATGTCATCGAGGGTGGTGGGCACGCCCGCCTTGGAGTAGCCGGCGGCGATCCCTGCCATCTCCTCGATCAGCTCGGGCGTGATCTTGTCCCGGTGCAGTCTGGCCGCCTCGGCGACGAAGAAGGCATAGTCGAAGCCCATCGTCTGGTAGGTCATCGCCTGGTAGACGCGGATCGCCTCCGCGTATTCGGCGGCGGTCAGGTAGCCGTGCTGGAAGCCGCGCGCGAACGGCGCGCCGCCGATGCGGAGATGGATCCAGCCGTTCACGTCCTGCCGGCTGGCGCGGGCGAGCCAGCCGCGCTCCTCCTCGGTCAGGTCGCCCGAGGCGACAGGTGAGGCGGCCGGGGTGGCCTCCTGGGCCTGGGAGAGCCACGGCCGCGCCAGGAACATGGCCGACGCGGCGGCGCTGGTCTTGAGGAGACCGCGCCGGTCGAGGCGGCCAT includes:
- a CDS encoding peptidase C45, with amino-acid sequence MFLARPWLSQAQEATPAASPVASGDLTEEERGWLARASRQDVNGWIHLRIGGAPFARGFQHGYLTAAEYAEAIRVYQAMTYQTMGFDYAFFVAEAARLHRDKITPELIEEMAGIAAGYSKAGVPTTLDDIIGWNAYMEMTGYWWPTVASQYTRSAPLGNRKSHCSAFLATGSATTDGRIVIGHESFTEFWNGQFMNVIVDLKPADGHRLVYQTSPGWIASMTDFWVTGGGLVVVETTMVGYQGYDVTKVPEYVRSRNACQYANDIDEWVDLLDAQNNGGYANMWLVGDIETGEIADYEQGLIYQNLQKKRDGWFYGDNAPNDPRIRHVESSDTGYNDIRQQTGARRVRWPQLLHQYEGRIDAEMGQTLLADTFDPYLGYINPSSRTICSHYDVDPMSYVSDPNAVWNIPFYPAGSVEGKVTTAALAEAMSMWGRFGRADGVPFDAEEFLRIHPQWGWQEGYLQSRPSQSWTMFDGTAAG